One stretch of Pieris brassicae chromosome 8, ilPieBrab1.1, whole genome shotgun sequence DNA includes these proteins:
- the LOC123713638 gene encoding uncharacterized protein LOC123713638 — protein MVKYLVILLACAAFVHGGYVKRCKAGDTKCAKESAQAAIPSFIAGIPELGVKALDPITIKKTDASSPNLNLIVSDYTITGLKDCTPKKVKYDKAQSKIFLKLECSGQLEGNYVMKGQLLILPIEGKGPLHVTLNNAEFSIVLDIVDTEKNGVKYWDIKKWDMSYQIKGKSKVVFENLFDGNEILAQAAKPVIEESGNEIILEVGSPVIHDALKVVVEAVQNFFHNVPSSELFE, from the exons GTTACGTTAAAAGGTGCAAGGCAGGTGATACGAAATGCGCCAAAGAGTCAGCGCAGGCTGCGATACCAAGCTTTATAGCTGGAATCCCAGAACTTGGTGTGAAAGCCTTGGATCCAATAACTATAAAGAAAACTGACGCGAGTTCACCTAATTTGAACCTCATTGTTTCTGACTACACCATCACTGGGTTGAAGGATTGTACTCCTAAAAAAGTCAA ataCGATAAGGCTcagtcaaaaatatttctgaaacTGGAGTGTTCGGGTCAATTGGAAGGAAACTATGTAATGAAAGGTCAATTGCTGATCCTGCCCATTGAAGGAAAAGGTCCTCTTCATGTTACCCTTA ACAACGCTGAGTTCAGTATTGTTCTCGACATTGTTGATACTGAGAAAAATGGCGTTAAATATTGGGATATCAAGAAGTGGGATATGTCGTATCAAATTAAAGGGAAAAGCAAAGTCGTATTCGAAAATCTATTTGATGGAAATGAAATACTTG CCCAAGCAGCAAAACCAGTGATAGAAGAGAGCGGAAATGAAATTATTCTGGAAGTCGGCTCTCCCGTCATCCACGATGCTCTGAAAGTGGTTGTCGAAGCAGTTCAAAATTTCTTCCATAATGTACCAAGCAGTGAACTGtttgaataa